A region from the Variovorax paradoxus genome encodes:
- a CDS encoding succinylglutamate desuccinylase/aspartoacylase domain-containing protein, whose product MTQSPPALEVLPRDLSAYRKGNIGIDYVHRFESGKPGPHVLINALTHGNEICGMTAATHLLDTQVRPKIGTLTVSFANVEAYESFDQALPFDSRQLVHNLNRIWSPEWLDGTEDSPELRRARALRPVVSAADHILDIHSTSQPVIPFWVYPAFDRNAEAALAIGRPSVHLVMPDGLGSGTPLIQHGRHGLPDGKGVALVAECGQHFLRSASELATAISLDFLAHFGLIDKDPAVPVPGPQRRFELLQTHVIKSEDFAFVRPLIGFETFAKGELIATNGPDEIRAPCDECTIFMPAQRVIVGREAVYLTKPI is encoded by the coding sequence ATGACGCAATCCCCACCCGCCCTCGAAGTCCTCCCCCGCGACCTCTCTGCCTACCGCAAGGGCAACATCGGCATCGACTACGTGCACCGCTTCGAGTCCGGCAAGCCCGGCCCGCATGTGCTGATCAATGCGCTGACGCACGGCAACGAAATCTGCGGCATGACCGCCGCCACGCACCTGCTCGACACCCAGGTGCGCCCGAAGATCGGCACGCTCACCGTGAGCTTTGCCAACGTGGAGGCCTACGAGTCCTTCGACCAGGCGCTGCCTTTCGACAGCCGCCAGCTGGTGCACAACCTCAACCGCATCTGGTCGCCCGAATGGCTCGACGGCACCGAAGACAGCCCCGAGCTGCGCCGCGCCCGCGCGCTGCGGCCGGTGGTGAGCGCGGCCGACCACATCCTGGACATCCACTCCACCAGCCAGCCGGTGATCCCGTTCTGGGTGTATCCCGCGTTCGACCGCAATGCGGAGGCGGCGCTGGCCATCGGCCGCCCGTCGGTGCACCTGGTGATGCCCGATGGCCTGGGCTCCGGCACGCCGCTGATCCAGCATGGCCGCCACGGCCTGCCCGATGGCAAGGGCGTGGCGCTGGTGGCCGAATGCGGCCAGCACTTCCTGCGCTCCGCGTCCGAGCTGGCCACCGCCATCTCGCTCGACTTCCTGGCGCATTTCGGGCTCATCGACAAGGACCCGGCCGTGCCGGTGCCCGGTCCGCAGCGCCGCTTCGAGCTGCTGCAGACGCACGTCATCAAGTCGGAAGACTTTGCCTTCGTGCGCCCGCTGATCGGCTTCGAGACCTTTGCCAAGGGCGAGCTCATCGCCACCAACGGCCCGGACGAGATCCGCGCGCCGTGCGACGAGTGCACGATCTTCATGCCCGCGCAGCGGGTGATCGTGGGGCGCGAGGCGGTGTATTTGACGAAGCCGATTTGA
- a CDS encoding M23 family metallopeptidase, with translation MHTRFRSPDDLPLPALSRRCALLLGTLSMLALPATRASAARPAKPKRQHPDVWPHASQVPGGVARLSLGPGAKRPEAFAGDLPLLVPGDAIEWTALVGIPLAATPGEASIAVRTGSGSERQIAYTIAPKQYREQRLSVPPRTVDLSPEDEARYERERAHLATVMATFTDLRPDASLQMRVPVPGRRSSSFGLRRVFNGQSRNPHSGMDIAAGTGTPVLAPLPGRVIDTGDYFFNGGTVWLDHGGGLLTMYCHLSRVDVKVGDVLKTGEQLAAVGATGRVTGPHLHWSVMLNRAMVDPALFIAA, from the coding sequence ATGCACACCCGATTTCGTTCCCCCGACGACCTTCCCTTGCCCGCCCTGAGCCGCCGCTGCGCATTGCTGCTCGGCACACTGAGCATGCTGGCGCTCCCCGCAACCCGGGCCAGCGCCGCGCGCCCGGCGAAGCCGAAGCGGCAACACCCCGATGTCTGGCCGCACGCCTCCCAGGTGCCGGGCGGCGTCGCACGCCTGTCGCTCGGCCCTGGCGCCAAGCGCCCGGAAGCCTTTGCAGGCGACCTGCCCTTGCTCGTGCCGGGCGACGCCATCGAGTGGACGGCGCTGGTCGGCATTCCGCTCGCAGCCACGCCAGGCGAGGCCAGCATTGCGGTGCGCACCGGGAGCGGCAGCGAAAGACAGATCGCCTACACGATCGCGCCCAAGCAGTACCGCGAGCAGCGCCTCTCGGTGCCGCCGCGCACCGTCGATCTGTCGCCCGAAGACGAGGCGCGCTATGAGCGCGAACGCGCGCATCTGGCCACCGTGATGGCCACGTTCACCGACCTGCGGCCCGACGCCTCGCTGCAGATGCGCGTCCCCGTGCCGGGCCGCCGCTCCAGTTCGTTCGGCCTGCGCCGCGTGTTCAACGGGCAGTCGCGCAATCCGCACAGCGGCATGGACATCGCCGCCGGCACCGGCACGCCCGTGCTGGCGCCGCTGCCGGGACGGGTGATCGACACCGGCGACTACTTCTTCAACGGCGGCACCGTGTGGCTCGACCATGGAGGCGGACTGCTGACGATGTATTGCCACCTGAGCCGGGTCGATGTGAAGGTCGGTGATGTGCTGAAGACCGGCGAGCAGCTGGCAGCCGTGGGCGCCACCGGGCGCGTGACCGGGCCGCATCTGCATTGGTCCGTGATGCTCAATCGGGCGATGGTGGATCCGGCGTTGTTCATTGCAGCTTGA
- a CDS encoding rRNA large subunit pseudouridine synthase E, with protein sequence MNPPSSSQLIRFNKPYGVLSQFTPEGRWRGLKDFIDIPDVYVAGRLDADSEGLLLLTNDGQLQARIADPRFKMEKTYWVQVEGVPTDAALAALRGGVQLNDGLTRPARARLLDPPPEVWERQPPIRERKSIPTAWIELAISEGRNRQVRRMTAAVGLPTLRLIRAAIGPYTLDGLAPGAWLE encoded by the coding sequence ATGAATCCCCCGAGTTCCTCCCAGCTGATCCGCTTTAACAAACCCTACGGCGTGCTCAGCCAGTTCACGCCCGAGGGCCGCTGGCGCGGCCTGAAAGACTTCATCGACATTCCCGATGTCTACGTCGCCGGCCGGCTCGATGCCGACAGCGAGGGCCTGCTGCTGCTCACCAACGACGGCCAGCTCCAGGCGCGCATCGCCGATCCGCGCTTCAAGATGGAAAAGACCTATTGGGTGCAGGTGGAAGGCGTGCCCACCGACGCGGCGCTTGCCGCGTTGCGCGGCGGCGTGCAACTCAACGACGGCCTCACGCGCCCGGCCCGCGCGCGCCTGCTCGACCCGCCGCCCGAGGTGTGGGAGCGGCAACCGCCCATTCGCGAACGCAAGAGCATCCCCACCGCTTGGATCGAGCTCGCGATCAGCGAAGGCCGCAACCGCCAGGTCCGGCGCATGACCGCCGCCGTGGGGCTGCCCACCCTGCGCCTGATCCGCGCTGCCATCGGGCCGTACACGCTCGATGGATTGGCGCCCGGCGCCTGGCTGGAGTGA
- a CDS encoding glutamine--tRNA ligase/YqeY domain fusion protein produces MTSPTDKDSAKTAAAPSNFLRHVIENDLAQGAYSGRKWGGSPGDAVHHAQGMADPAKVRMRFPPEPNGYLHIGHAKSIWLNFELAREYGGVCHLRFDDTNPEKEEQEYVDSIRDAVRWLGYETRLADRPSAPGTLQPHEYFASDYFDFMYRAAEYLIGAGLAYVDEQSAEEIRANRGDFNTPGTDSPFRSRSPEENLARFRAMRDGQLPDGAAILRAKIDMASPNINMRDPALYRIRRATHHNTGDKWCIYPMYTFAHPIEDALEQITHSICTLEFEDQRPFYDWLLDRLAEGGLVASPHPRQYEFARLNVTHVLTSKRKLRQLVEEKHVDGWDDPRMPTLAGLRRRGYTPEALRLFCERSGTTKSGGWIDYASLEAALRDTLDPIAPRAMAVLDPVKLVITNWGELMGGDGVLDDCSAPVHPHHPEMGKREFKLGREVWIERTDYEEVQPKGFFRLFPGNKVRLKYGHVIECTGGTKDADGKLLEVQATLVPDTKSGTPGADAIKVKGNITWVAAADAVQAEVRLYERLFAAANPGSGELLDELNKQSLEICSAFVEPSLAKAEGAAAFQFERHGYFVLDAKASAADGKRVFNRAAGMRDSWGK; encoded by the coding sequence ATGACCTCCCCGACCGACAAAGACAGCGCAAAAACAGCCGCTGCACCGAGTAATTTCCTGCGCCACGTGATCGAAAACGACTTGGCGCAGGGTGCCTATTCTGGCCGCAAATGGGGCGGCTCGCCCGGCGATGCCGTCCATCACGCCCAGGGCATGGCCGACCCCGCCAAGGTGCGCATGCGCTTTCCGCCCGAACCCAACGGCTACCTGCACATCGGCCACGCCAAGAGCATCTGGCTGAATTTCGAGCTCGCCAGGGAATACGGCGGCGTGTGCCACCTGCGCTTCGACGACACCAACCCGGAGAAGGAAGAGCAGGAATACGTCGATTCCATCCGCGACGCCGTCCGGTGGCTCGGCTACGAAACCCGCCTGGCCGACCGCCCCAGCGCGCCGGGCACCCTGCAGCCGCACGAATACTTCGCGAGCGACTACTTCGACTTCATGTACCGCGCCGCCGAATACCTGATCGGCGCCGGCCTGGCCTACGTGGACGAGCAAAGCGCCGAGGAAATCCGCGCCAACCGCGGCGACTTCAACACGCCCGGCACCGACAGCCCGTTCCGCAGCCGCAGCCCGGAAGAAAACCTCGCCCGCTTTCGCGCCATGCGCGATGGCCAGCTGCCCGACGGCGCCGCCATCCTGCGCGCCAAGATCGACATGGCGAGCCCCAACATCAACATGCGCGACCCCGCGCTCTACCGCATCCGCCGGGCCACCCACCACAACACCGGCGACAAGTGGTGCATCTACCCGATGTACACCTTTGCGCACCCCATCGAAGACGCGCTCGAGCAGATCACCCATTCCATCTGCACGCTCGAATTCGAAGACCAGCGCCCCTTCTACGACTGGCTGCTCGACCGCCTGGCCGAAGGCGGCCTCGTCGCCAGCCCGCATCCGCGCCAGTATGAATTCGCGCGGCTCAACGTCACCCACGTGCTTACCAGCAAGCGCAAGCTGCGCCAGCTGGTCGAAGAAAAGCATGTCGACGGCTGGGACGACCCCCGCATGCCCACCCTGGCCGGCCTGCGCCGCCGCGGCTACACGCCCGAGGCGCTGCGCCTGTTCTGCGAGCGCAGCGGCACCACCAAGTCCGGCGGCTGGATCGACTACGCAAGCCTGGAAGCCGCGCTGCGCGACACCCTCGACCCGATTGCCCCCCGCGCCATGGCCGTGCTCGATCCGGTCAAGCTCGTCATCACCAACTGGGGCGAACTGATGGGCGGCGACGGCGTGCTCGACGACTGCTCCGCTCCCGTGCACCCGCACCACCCTGAAATGGGCAAGCGCGAATTCAAGCTCGGCCGCGAGGTATGGATCGAACGCACCGACTACGAGGAAGTGCAGCCCAAGGGCTTCTTCCGCCTGTTCCCGGGCAATAAGGTGCGGCTCAAGTACGGCCACGTCATCGAATGCACCGGCGGCACCAAGGACGCGGACGGCAAGCTCCTCGAAGTGCAGGCCACGCTGGTGCCCGACACCAAGAGCGGCACGCCCGGCGCCGACGCCATCAAGGTGAAGGGCAACATCACCTGGGTGGCCGCGGCCGATGCCGTGCAGGCCGAAGTGCGGCTGTACGAGCGGCTGTTCGCGGCGGCGAATCCGGGCAGCGGAGAACTGCTCGACGAGCTGAACAAGCAGAGCCTGGAGATTTGCTCGGCGTTCGTGGAACCTTCGCTGGCCAAGGCCGAAGGCGCAGCGGCGTTCCAGTTCGAGCGGCACGGGTACTTCGTGCTCGACGCGAAGGCGAGTGCTGCCGATGGCAAGCGCGTGTTCAATCGCGCGGCGGGCATGCGGGACAGCTGGGGCAAGTAG